One genomic region from Nitrospirota bacterium encodes:
- a CDS encoding cobalamin B12-binding domain-containing protein: MSTVDIVLINPGDRKQVYQDLARDYSAVEPPFWVAVLASYLREKGFEPAIIDSNAENITPDETAKRVSELNPLLTAVIVYGSQPSASTQNMTIAGKICRALKEGIEGKVALGGLHPSALPERTLKEEAVDFVIEGEGFYTLTGLLQALKAGRKDYSGIPGLWWKENGDIKSTPRAQIVRDLDEALPIAAWDLIPMDKYKAHNWHCFDDIRNRMPYGAIYTSLGCPYSCIFCCINAPFGKPGIRYRSPEIVVKEIDLLVNKYGIKNIKIVDELFVLSEKHYMGIVELLLKKGYDLNFWVYARVDTVKPENLKKMKKAGINWFALGIESANPNVRDGAQKRMRVRDIKKVVETIQEAGIRVIGNYIFGLPDDTLETMQETLDMAVELNCEFANFYSAMAYPGSKLYDIAVKEGWQMPSEWHGFSQHSYETLPLPTKYISAKEVLRFRDNAFHQYFENPDYLKMLEEKFGSHVREHISEMTKTRLKRRLIEE; encoded by the coding sequence ATGTCCACAGTTGATATCGTACTGATTAATCCCGGAGACAGAAAGCAGGTCTATCAGGACCTTGCAAGGGATTACTCTGCTGTAGAGCCTCCTTTCTGGGTTGCGGTTCTTGCCTCATATCTCAGAGAAAAGGGGTTTGAGCCTGCCATCATAGATTCAAATGCCGAAAACATCACGCCTGATGAGACGGCAAAGAGGGTCTCTGAGCTGAATCCCCTTCTTACTGCAGTCATAGTCTATGGCTCTCAGCCATCTGCCTCCACCCAGAACATGACAATTGCAGGAAAGATATGTAGGGCTCTGAAAGAGGGCATAGAAGGAAAGGTGGCATTGGGAGGCCTTCATCCATCAGCACTGCCTGAAAGGACACTCAAGGAAGAGGCAGTGGATTTCGTCATAGAAGGCGAGGGATTCTATACCCTGACTGGACTTCTTCAGGCATTAAAGGCAGGAAGAAAGGATTATTCGGGCATACCAGGGCTCTGGTGGAAGGAAAATGGAGATATAAAAAGCACACCCCGTGCACAAATCGTCCGAGACCTGGATGAGGCACTTCCAATTGCCGCATGGGACCTCATCCCTATGGATAAATACAAGGCACATAACTGGCACTGTTTTGACGATATTCGTAACAGAATGCCCTATGGAGCAATATATACGAGTTTAGGATGTCCATACTCCTGTATATTCTGCTGTATAAATGCGCCATTTGGAAAGCCCGGGATAAGATACAGAAGCCCTGAGATAGTCGTCAAAGAGATAGACCTGCTGGTAAATAAATACGGCATTAAAAATATCAAGATAGTAGACGAGCTCTTCGTCCTTAGCGAAAAGCACTACATGGGGATTGTGGAGCTACTTCTCAAAAAAGGCTATGACCTGAATTTCTGGGTCTATGCGAGGGTGGATACTGTGAAGCCCGAAAACCTTAAGAAGATGAAAAAGGCAGGGATTAACTGGTTTGCCCTTGGGATTGAATCCGCCAACCCGAATGTAAGGGACGGAGCTCAAAAAAGGATGAGGGTCAGGGACATAAAAAAGGTTGTTGAGACTATTCAGGAGGCAGGCATCAGGGTTATAGGGAATTATATCTTTGGGCTTCCGGATGATACGCTTGAGACCATGCAGGAGACACTGGATATGGCAGTGGAGCTAAATTGCGAGTTTGCAAACTTCTACTCGGCAATGGCATACCCGGGCTCAAAACTCTATGACATTGCAGTGAAAGAGGGATGGCAGATGCCCTCTGAGTGGCACGGATTCTCCCAGCACTCCTACGAGACCCTTCCGCTTCCAACAAAATATATAAGCGCCAAAGAGGTCTTGAGGTTCAGGGACAATGCATTTCATCAGTACTTCGAAAACCCCGATTATCTTAAAATGCTCGAGGAGAAATTCGGGAGTCATGTGAGAGAGCATATAAGCGAGATGACTAAGACAAGACTTAAAAGGAGGCTGATTGAGGAATGA
- a CDS encoding transketolase, which produces MTPPTKTMRDAFIGKLCDRMVEDKRLFFLTADFGAPKLDKLREDFKDRFINVGIAEQNLINIATGIALEGFTVYAYAIAPFITMRPYEQIRNNLSLLAQTKEVNINLIGVGAGLSYDVSGPSHHCLEDIIVMRALPHISVFSPSDWVLVERFVDYSINVKGPKYLRFDSKPLPQIYDESSDFDLKKGFYELSKGKDVCLVSTGFMTHTALSAVRELANEAVEVGLIDVFLFEPNEEMFFEAIKGYKTVITLEEAFINRGGLDSLVSLILECRDSNARVKRMGFKDRYVFELGGRLHLHKLNGLDKEAVIKKIKEAL; this is translated from the coding sequence ATGACACCTCCTACAAAGACAATGAGAGATGCCTTTATAGGAAAGCTCTGTGACAGAATGGTTGAAGATAAAAGGCTCTTCTTTCTCACGGCAGACTTCGGAGCACCCAAGCTCGACAAACTAAGAGAGGATTTTAAGGACAGGTTTATAAATGTTGGCATTGCAGAGCAAAACCTGATTAATATCGCAACAGGCATAGCACTTGAGGGCTTTACGGTTTATGCCTATGCCATTGCACCTTTTATTACCATGAGGCCATATGAACAGATAAGGAATAACCTTTCCCTCCTTGCACAGACAAAAGAGGTCAATATCAACCTCATAGGGGTGGGAGCAGGGCTGAGCTATGATGTATCCGGGCCCTCTCATCATTGCCTCGAGGATATTATCGTAATGAGGGCACTTCCCCATATCTCTGTTTTTTCCCCAAGCGACTGGGTGCTGGTTGAGCGGTTTGTGGATTATTCCATAAATGTAAAGGGACCTAAGTACCTGAGATTCGATTCAAAGCCCCTGCCACAAATCTATGATGAGTCCTCTGATTTTGACCTCAAAAAGGGATTTTATGAGCTATCGAAAGGCAAAGATGTCTGTCTCGTTTCAACAGGGTTTATGACACATACTGCCTTAAGTGCAGTCAGGGAGCTTGCCAATGAGGCAGTGGAAGTCGGGCTCATCGATGTGTTTCTGTTTGAGCCTAATGAAGAGATGTTTTTTGAGGCAATAAAGGGATACAAGACCGTTATAACGCTTGAGGAGGCATTTATAAACAGAGGGGGGCTTGACAGCCTTGTGTCACTTATACTTGAGTGCAGGGATTCCAATGCCAGAGTAAAAAGAATGGGCTTTAAGGACAGATATGTCTTTGAGCTTGGAGGCAGACTGCACCTTCATAAATTGAATGGGCTCGATAAAGAGGCAGTTATCAAAAAGATTAAGGAGGCACTATAA
- a CDS encoding transketolase, whose product MKLNISLESLKEKALWVRKQTLLIHKIAPETRLASSLSAVEILVSLYYGKILNFDPKNLTWEGRDRLIVSKGHGSIALYPILADMGFFDKEELMRVCKEDSFLGGIPDTLIPGYETINGSLGHGLGAACGVALALKRKGNDAKVFVLIGDGELYEGSVWEAVMFGGQHRLDNIIAIIDNNKACMLGRCENIINLEPLPEKFRTHKWSAERIDGHDTKQVHKTFMRLKSDKGNKPKVLIADTVKGKGVPSLESDPMSHVKSLKPEDIDDAIARLR is encoded by the coding sequence ATGAAGCTGAATATTTCTTTGGAATCCTTAAAGGAAAAGGCTCTATGGGTAAGGAAACAGACACTCCTTATCCATAAGATAGCACCTGAGACAAGGCTTGCCTCGTCCCTTTCGGCAGTTGAGATTTTAGTTTCATTATATTACGGAAAGATTCTTAATTTCGACCCCAAGAATCTTACATGGGAAGGTAGAGACAGGCTCATAGTCAGCAAAGGACATGGCTCTATAGCCCTTTATCCGATACTTGCTGACATGGGCTTTTTTGACAAGGAGGAGCTAATGAGGGTCTGTAAGGAGGATTCCTTTTTAGGAGGAATCCCTGACACCCTCATCCCGGGGTACGAGACCATAAACGGCTCTTTGGGACATGGTCTTGGTGCGGCATGCGGTGTGGCACTGGCTTTAAAAAGAAAGGGCAACGATGCAAAGGTCTTTGTCCTTATTGGAGACGGAGAGCTTTACGAGGGCTCTGTCTGGGAGGCAGTGATGTTCGGAGGACAGCATCGTCTCGATAACATCATAGCGATAATCGACAACAACAAGGCATGCATGCTGGGCAGATGCGAAAACATCATTAACCTCGAGCCCCTTCCTGAAAAATTCAGGACACATAAGTGGTCTGCCGAAAGGATTGATGGCCACGATACAAAGCAGGTCCATAAAACTTTCATGAGACTTAAAAGCGATAAGGGCAATAAGCCAAAGGTTCTGATAGCAGACACAGTAAAGGGCAAAGGGGTGCCAAGCCTTGAGTCCGACCCAATGAGCCATGTAAAGAGTCTAAAACCAGAAGACATAGATGATGCGATTGCGAGGCTAAGATGA
- a CDS encoding GDP-L-fucose synthase: MFKDSRIFVAGHKGLLGSALLKKLSQEGYQNIVTANHDLLDLTDSKAVDGFFKKEMPEYVFLSAGLTGGIIANKTYPADFMHINIAIQDSVFQSAERYGVRHLIFYGSSCVYPKDCPQPIKEEYLLTGHVEETSEAYAGAKIAGLIACRAYNNQYGTKRFIALLPNSMFGPNDNFDPESSHVMSALIRKLHSAKTEKKDKVVLWGSGTPRREFLFSEDVADASVFAMKNADRLENKHYNIGTGMDYSIQELAGIISGIVGFKGEILWDRTKPDGTPRKLLDNSRFSSLGWRPSTSIEDGIRATYEWYLKNIKT; this comes from the coding sequence ATGTTTAAAGACTCCAGGATATTTGTTGCAGGACATAAAGGACTTTTAGGCTCTGCACTTTTAAAAAAGCTCTCTCAGGAAGGCTACCAGAACATAGTTACTGCAAACCATGACCTGCTTGACCTGACTGATTCAAAGGCAGTCGATGGGTTTTTTAAAAAAGAGATGCCTGAGTATGTGTTTCTTTCAGCAGGTCTTACAGGAGGTATTATAGCCAACAAAACATACCCTGCGGATTTCATGCACATAAATATCGCAATTCAGGACAGTGTCTTTCAGTCTGCAGAGAGATATGGCGTAAGGCATCTTATATTTTACGGCTCTTCATGCGTTTACCCAAAGGACTGTCCCCAGCCTATAAAAGAGGAATATCTTCTTACAGGACATGTTGAGGAGACATCAGAGGCGTATGCAGGTGCTAAGATTGCAGGGCTGATTGCCTGTAGGGCATATAACAACCAATACGGCACAAAAAGGTTCATTGCATTACTTCCGAATTCCATGTTCGGTCCTAATGACAATTTTGACCCTGAAAGCTCTCATGTCATGTCTGCACTTATAAGAAAACTCCATTCCGCAAAGACTGAAAAGAAGGATAAGGTAGTCCTCTGGGGCTCTGGAACTCCACGAAGGGAATTCCTCTTTAGCGAGGATGTTGCCGATGCCTCGGTTTTTGCAATGAAAAATGCAGACAGGCTCGAAAATAAACATTATAATATAGGTACAGGTATGGACTATTCTATTCAGGAGCTTGCAGGAATCATATCCGGGATTGTGGGTTTTAAGGGTGAGATACTATGGGACAGGACAAAGCCTGATGGAACCCCAAGAAAGCTTCTCGATAACTCAAGGTTTTCTTCTCTTGGCTGGAGACCCTCAACGAGCATAGAGGATGGCATAAGAGCTACCTATGAGTGGTATTTAAAAAACATAAAGACCTAA
- a CDS encoding NAD(P)-dependent oxidoreductase translates to MKYNILVTGGAGYLGSTLVPELLRVGHRVTVLDNFMFAQNSLFECCSNENFNVVRGDARQEDILSPLLKDVDYIIPLAALVGAPLCGRDKTGTVTTNRDAIACIARLSSKEQRIIYPCTNSGYGVGEKGILCTEDTPLKPISLYGIMKVEAEKVLLDRGNAISLRLATVFGMSPRMRVDLLVNDFTYRAVKDRFVVVFEGHFKRNYIHVRDVSRAFIHAMDNFQKMKNEPYNVGLSDANLSKLELCEKIKEAVPNFIYLEAPIGEDPDKRDYIVSNEKIERTGFKPVYSLQMGIKELIKGYTIITNSKYSNV, encoded by the coding sequence ATGAAATACAATATTCTGGTTACAGGTGGTGCAGGCTATTTAGGCTCAACCCTTGTGCCCGAACTCTTGAGAGTCGGACACAGGGTGACTGTGCTTGACAATTTCATGTTTGCACAAAACAGCCTTTTTGAATGCTGTTCAAACGAAAATTTCAATGTTGTAAGAGGAGATGCAAGGCAGGAGGATATCCTCAGCCCTCTTCTTAAAGATGTTGATTATATTATCCCCTTAGCCGCATTAGTGGGTGCTCCACTTTGTGGTAGAGATAAAACAGGAACAGTGACCACAAACAGAGATGCAATAGCCTGCATAGCAAGGCTTTCCTCTAAAGAGCAGAGAATCATTTATCCCTGCACAAACAGCGGATACGGTGTTGGAGAGAAAGGCATCCTCTGCACAGAGGACACACCCCTAAAGCCTATCTCTCTTTATGGCATTATGAAGGTTGAAGCAGAAAAGGTCCTGCTTGACAGGGGAAATGCGATTAGTCTCAGGCTTGCCACTGTGTTTGGCATGTCCCCAAGAATGAGGGTTGACCTCCTTGTAAATGATTTCACCTACAGGGCTGTGAAGGACCGCTTCGTTGTCGTTTTTGAGGGACACTTCAAGAGAAATTATATCCATGTCAGAGATGTCTCAAGGGCATTTATTCATGCAATGGATAATTTCCAAAAGATGAAAAACGAGCCTTATAATGTTGGGCTTTCGGATGCAAATCTCTCAAAGTTAGAGCTATGCGAAAAGATAAAAGAGGCAGTTCCTAACTTCATATACCTCGAAGCCCCAATAGGCGAGGACCCAGACAAAAGGGACTATATAGTGTCAAACGAAAAAATAGAAAGGACAGGGTTTAAACCCGTATATTCACTTCAGATGGGAATCAAAGAGCTTATAAAAGGATATACTATAATCACAAACAGTAAATACAGTAATGTTTAA
- a CDS encoding DegT/DnrJ/EryC1/StrS family aminotransferase — translation MRYELTSSTCGDEEKHAMAEVMQGGMFTMGKNVKEFEERFAEYFGMKYAVMVNSGSSANLIAIASLFYRSENPLKKGDEVIVPCISWATTFHPLAQYGLKLRFVDIDLHTLNMDAEELRKAITPKTKMVVAVSILGNPCQFDEITRLCSENGIILFEDNCESMGATFNGRYTGTFGVLNTFSTFYSHHISTMEGGIVLTNDRELYNILKSLRNHGWTRDQDSDSPIFERKTDDFFEAYRFILPGYNLRPGEIHGAIGNAQLVKLGDFLKIRRTNARHFVERFKDDERFIIQQQVAGADSSWFSFTMVLNPKLRVNRKIVLEKLKNADIEHRIITGGNILRNDVVKYYDYEVTKSTNADIAHYSGFFVGNHPHDIRDKIDYLYETLKNI, via the coding sequence ATGCGATACGAGCTTACGAGTTCAACATGCGGAGACGAGGAAAAACATGCTATGGCAGAGGTCATGCAAGGTGGTATGTTTACCATGGGGAAAAATGTAAAGGAATTTGAAGAGAGGTTTGCAGAATACTTTGGAATGAAATATGCGGTGATGGTAAATTCAGGCAGTTCTGCAAATCTTATTGCAATTGCCTCTCTCTTTTATAGATCGGAAAATCCCCTCAAGAAAGGCGACGAGGTAATAGTGCCATGTATCTCATGGGCAACTACATTTCACCCCCTTGCCCAGTATGGACTCAAGCTCAGGTTCGTGGACATAGACCTTCATACCCTTAATATGGACGCCGAAGAGCTTAGGAAAGCCATTACCCCAAAAACTAAGATGGTGGTTGCAGTCAGCATACTTGGAAACCCTTGCCAGTTTGACGAGATAACGAGGCTCTGTAGTGAAAATGGCATTATCCTTTTCGAGGACAATTGCGAGTCCATGGGCGCTACATTTAATGGAAGATACACAGGAACATTCGGAGTCCTGAATACATTCAGCACATTCTACTCCCATCATATCTCCACAATGGAAGGAGGTATTGTGCTCACAAACGACAGGGAGCTTTATAATATCCTCAAGTCCCTTAGAAATCATGGCTGGACAAGGGACCAGGATTCCGACAGCCCTATATTTGAAAGAAAGACCGATGATTTCTTCGAGGCATACAGGTTTATCCTTCCTGGGTATAACCTCAGGCCAGGTGAGATTCACGGAGCCATTGGAAATGCCCAGCTCGTTAAATTAGGGGATTTTCTGAAAATCAGAAGAACGAATGCAAGGCATTTCGTAGAGCGATTTAAAGACGACGAAAGGTTTATAATCCAGCAGCAGGTTGCTGGTGCAGATAGCTCATGGTTTTCATTTACAATGGTCTTAAACCCGAAGCTCAGGGTTAATAGGAAAATAGTTCTCGAAAAACTAAAAAATGCAGACATAGAGCACAGAATCATAACAGGTGGAAATATCCTGAGAAACGATGTCGTTAAATATTATGACTATGAGGTAACGAAATCAACCAATGCCGATATTGCCCATTATAGTGGCTTTTTTGTTGGCAATCATCCGCATGACATAAGAGATAAGATCGATTATCTCTATGAGACTTTGAAAAACATATAA
- a CDS encoding kinase encodes MIISRTPHRISFFGGGTDYPAWYLEHGGKVLGVAIDKYCYISCRKLPQFFKHKHRIVYSKIETVFDIDEIQHPSVRETLRYLKIKVGLEIHHDGDIPAWSGMGSSSSFTVGLLKSLYALEGKIISKEDLYKEAIHIEQDLIKENVGSQDQVWAAVGGLNAVEFLQNGEILVKPIIMKESSLKSFENKFMLFFTGLSRKASEVAGEQIKNIPNKKMELMTMRGLVDEAEAILTSDKDDFRDFGKLLNETWKLKRTLSSQITTGEIDHIYETAIKNGAIGGKLLGAGGGGFIVFYAEPENQEALKKALKGYLHVPFSFDFLGSEIIVYKPDYQGNRGR; translated from the coding sequence ATGATTATCTCAAGGACACCTCATAGGATATCGTTTTTTGGCGGAGGAACGGATTATCCTGCATGGTATCTCGAGCATGGAGGGAAAGTCTTAGGGGTGGCAATCGATAAGTATTGCTATATAAGCTGTAGAAAGCTTCCTCAGTTTTTCAAGCACAAACACAGAATCGTATACTCAAAGATAGAAACGGTTTTCGATATAGACGAGATTCAGCACCCATCCGTGAGAGAGACGCTGAGGTATCTCAAGATTAAAGTCGGATTGGAGATTCATCACGATGGCGATATCCCTGCGTGGTCAGGCATGGGTTCAAGCTCATCATTCACCGTGGGGCTCCTAAAGAGCCTTTATGCACTCGAGGGAAAAATCATTTCAAAGGAGGACCTTTATAAGGAGGCAATACATATAGAGCAGGACCTGATAAAAGAAAATGTTGGCTCTCAGGACCAGGTATGGGCCGCAGTAGGAGGCCTCAATGCCGTCGAGTTTCTGCAAAATGGAGAGATTCTCGTAAAACCGATTATAATGAAGGAGAGCTCACTCAAGAGCTTTGAGAATAAATTTATGCTTTTCTTCACAGGGCTTTCAAGAAAGGCATCGGAGGTAGCAGGAGAGCAGATTAAAAACATCCCGAATAAAAAAATGGAGCTAATGACCATGCGGGGGCTCGTTGACGAGGCAGAGGCAATACTTACATCCGATAAGGACGATTTTAGGGATTTCGGAAAACTCCTGAACGAGACATGGAAGCTTAAAAGAACCCTTTCAAGTCAGATTACCACAGGCGAGATAGACCATATATACGAGACTGCTATAAAAAACGGAGCTATTGGTGGAAAGCTCCTTGGAGCAGGCGGAGGAGGCTTTATAGTTTTCTATGCCGAGCCGGAAAATCAGGAGGCTCTTAAAAAAGCCCTTAAAGGGTATCTTCATGTGCCTTTCAGCTTCGATTTTTTAGGCTCCGAGATAATAGTTTATAAGCCTGATTATCAGGGAAACAGGGGTAGATAA
- a CDS encoding nucleotidyltransferase family protein: MEAIILAGGFGRRLKHVVGDVPKPMADIDGMPFLAYVMDYLSGQGVKKILLSVGYKYEVIKDYFGAGYKAMDIEYVIEKEPLGTGGAILESLRHAHEDNVICLNGDTLFMVDLKRLFEFHLSKSAILTLALKPMGNFTRYGSVIVENERVKGFREKSFKGSGYINGGIYAVNKDIMGFLEGYGRSFSFEVEFLEMDIENIRPFAFISNGYFIDIGVPEDYERAKSELCFILKGGSR; the protein is encoded by the coding sequence ATGGAAGCAATTATCTTAGCAGGCGGATTCGGCAGGAGGCTAAAACATGTCGTAGGAGATGTTCCAAAGCCAATGGCAGATATAGATGGAATGCCGTTTTTGGCATATGTAATGGATTATTTATCAGGTCAGGGTGTAAAGAAAATCTTGCTTTCGGTTGGCTATAAATACGAGGTCATCAAAGATTATTTTGGCGCAGGGTATAAGGCAATGGATATAGAATATGTAATAGAAAAGGAGCCGTTGGGCACAGGCGGAGCTATCCTTGAGTCGCTAAGACATGCCCATGAGGACAATGTGATATGCCTTAATGGAGATACGCTTTTTATGGTTGACTTAAAAAGGCTCTTTGAGTTTCATCTATCGAAATCGGCAATCCTTACCCTTGCCTTAAAACCCATGGGTAATTTCACGAGGTATGGCAGTGTAATCGTAGAGAACGAAAGGGTAAAAGGGTTTAGAGAGAAATCCTTCAAGGGCTCAGGCTATATAAACGGAGGTATCTATGCGGTGAACAAAGACATTATGGGTTTTCTCGAGGGATACGGAAGGAGTTTTTCTTTTGAGGTTGAATTTTTGGAGATGGATATTGAAAATATAAGACCATTTGCCTTTATAAGCAATGGTTATTTTATAGACATAGGAGTGCCAGAAGATTACGAAAGGGCAAAGTCCGAGTTATGCTTTATCTTAAAAGGAGGCAGTAGATGA
- the lhgO gene encoding L-2-hydroxyglutarate oxidase, with protein sequence MAKNTTGADFLICGAGIVGLTIARELLIKGYENIVLIEKEDSLGKHASGRNSGVLHAGIYYSPDTLKAKVCLKGNLLMKGYCKEKGIPVLETGKVIVAKNEKELETLKELRERALKNGARVEMIDEKQLSDIEPNAKTHCQALYSYDTAVVEPKGILRSLYDDLISSGKVKILTKTAFRGLKGNNSVLTNNGELSFDTFINTAGAYSDKVARSFSIGTNYRLIPFKGIYRKLTSPASSRIKGNIYPVPDIRNPFLGVHFTRSASQEVYLGPTAIPVCGRENYGILSGIDTEAPKILYRDAVLFAVNPRFREVALTEPKKYIFKFFFEDAKALVKDLRKEDIKPSDKAGIRPQLVNWTTKELVMDFLVIRDGNSIHVLNAISPAFTSSMSFAELLVSEYVAV encoded by the coding sequence ATGGCTAAAAATACCACTGGTGCGGATTTCCTGATATGCGGGGCAGGAATAGTTGGACTTACCATCGCAAGAGAGCTTCTCATAAAAGGCTATGAGAATATCGTCCTCATCGAAAAAGAAGACTCATTGGGAAAGCACGCATCAGGCAGAAATAGTGGTGTTCTTCATGCAGGGATTTATTATTCTCCAGACACGCTCAAGGCAAAGGTATGCCTGAAAGGCAATCTCCTGATGAAAGGCTACTGTAAGGAAAAAGGCATACCTGTCTTAGAGACAGGTAAGGTTATAGTTGCAAAGAACGAAAAAGAGCTTGAAACACTTAAGGAGCTTCGAGAAAGGGCACTAAAAAATGGTGCAAGGGTGGAGATGATAGATGAAAAACAGCTTTCCGATATAGAGCCTAATGCCAAAACCCACTGCCAGGCTTTATATTCTTACGATACCGCTGTTGTCGAGCCAAAAGGGATATTGAGAAGCCTCTACGACGACCTTATCTCTTCAGGAAAGGTAAAAATCCTTACTAAAACCGCCTTTAGGGGACTCAAGGGCAATAACAGCGTTTTAACGAATAACGGAGAGTTGAGCTTTGACACATTCATAAACACAGCAGGTGCATATAGCGACAAGGTGGCACGCTCATTTTCCATTGGCACAAACTACAGGCTGATCCCTTTTAAAGGGATATACAGGAAACTCACAAGCCCTGCATCCAGCAGGATAAAAGGCAACATATATCCTGTGCCTGATATCAGGAATCCTTTTTTGGGTGTGCATTTCACGAGAAGCGCCTCTCAAGAGGTCTACTTAGGCCCTACTGCCATACCTGTCTGCGGAAGGGAAAATTACGGAATCCTAAGTGGCATTGACACCGAGGCTCCCAAAATCCTCTACAGGGATGCTGTGCTTTTTGCAGTTAACCCGAGGTTCAGAGAAGTGGCACTCACAGAGCCAAAAAAATATATCTTTAAGTTTTTCTTTGAGGATGCAAAAGCCCTTGTAAAAGACCTAAGGAAGGAAGATATAAAGCCCTCGGACAAGGCAGGCATTAGACCACAGCTTGTCAACTGGACAACAAAAGAGCTTGTTATGGACTTTCTCGTTATTAGGGACGGAAATAGCATCCATGTGCTGAATGCCATCTCGCCTGCATTCACAAGTTCTATGTCGTTTGCAGAACTCCTTGTCAGTGAATATGTGGCAGTATAA
- a CDS encoding lipopolysaccharide biosynthesis protein translates to MIERLSLFKDSKSVRARFFTTLIANLIRFVLSFLSGLFIARALGPSGFGNFNFLLMSFASISTLLDMGTSNAFYTFISKRKRASAFYLYYISWTALQFIIAVLLATVLLPEVLRQKIWLGHETGLVLLSLLASFGMNQLWQSVSQAGESIRATIIVQTYNVVLSLVYVLAILLMIKINVLTVSNLFIFIGGLYIFFAVLLSRRLKEGLLAKAVGAESLGSVFKEFKAYCYPLIAYSWMNFAYMFADNWLLQRFGGAEEQGYYSIGYRFTFLSSIATASMLQVFWKETAEAVEKHDYEGIKRLYFRVSRILYFLSALLSCFLIPFSRELLVWLVGPSYEGAWIALSIILLFPLIQAIGQIAHTVLLAGGHTVIYRNIGVTFMAISIPLTYLILAPPQGAYLGIPGLGLASAGMALKIVVLNFIGTNIMVYIISRMNKWRFDFWYQLVAVAILLLCAFGAKTVTGWLLSSLFVTVSIPLLIFNSLLLYLLGVVAVIYLYPTLTGVRRDEFKTMLDNVRGVLTFGRTGR, encoded by the coding sequence ATGATAGAAAGGCTCTCTCTATTTAAAGACAGCAAAAGTGTAAGGGCCAGGTTTTTTACAACCCTTATAGCTAATCTCATAAGGTTTGTCCTCAGCTTTCTTTCAGGGCTTTTTATTGCGAGGGCACTTGGCCCATCGGGGTTTGGAAACTTCAATTTTCTACTCATGAGTTTTGCAAGCATCAGTACTCTCCTTGACATGGGTACTTCAAATGCCTTTTATACCTTTATATCTAAAAGAAAGAGGGCATCTGCCTTTTACCTTTACTATATCTCATGGACCGCACTCCAGTTCATTATTGCAGTTTTACTTGCAACCGTGCTTTTGCCCGAAGTCCTGAGGCAGAAGATATGGCTTGGACATGAAACTGGTCTTGTCCTTCTTTCCCTGCTTGCAAGCTTTGGCATGAACCAGCTATGGCAGTCAGTAAGCCAGGCAGGCGAGTCCATCAGGGCAACTATCATCGTGCAGACATATAATGTTGTCCTTTCATTGGTCTATGTGCTTGCTATCCTTCTGATGATAAAGATAAATGTTCTTACGGTCAGTAACCTGTTTATATTCATAGGAGGCTTATACATCTTCTTTGCAGTCCTTCTTTCAAGGAGACTCAAAGAGGGGCTTTTAGCGAAGGCTGTGGGTGCCGAAAGCCTTGGAAGTGTTTTTAAGGAATTTAAGGCATATTGTTATCCTCTTATAGCCTACTCATGGATGAATTTTGCATACATGTTTGCTGACAACTGGCTCCTTCAGAGATTCGGTGGTGCAGAGGAGCAGGGCTATTACTCAATAGGGTACAGGTTTACTTTTTTAAGCAGTATAGCCACTGCCTCTATGCTTCAGGTCTTCTGGAAGGAGACTGCCGAGGCAGTGGAAAAACACGACTATGAAGGCATAAAAAGGCTTTATTTCAGGGTCTCGAGGATACTTTATTTCTTAAGCGCTCTCTTAAGTTGTTTTCTTATCCCATTTTCGAGGGAGCTTTTAGTGTGGCTCGTAGGGCCATCATATGAGGGAGCATGGATTGCTTTAAGCATCATCCTCCTTTTCCCTTTAATTCAGGCAATAGGGCAGATAGCACACACAGTATTGCTTGCTGGAGGACACACAGTTATATACAGGAACATAGGAGTTACATTTATGGCAATAAGTATCCCTTTGACCTATCTTATCCTTGCTCCACCACAGGGTGCATATCTGGGCATTCCCGGGCTTGGATTGGCATCAGCAGGAATGGCACTAAAGATAGTAGTTCTTAACTTTATCGGCACAAACATAATGGTTTACATAATATCGAGGATGAACAAATGGAGGTTTGACTTCTGGTATCAGTTAGTTGCAGTAGCAATACTTCTTCTATGTGCCTTTGGGGCAAAGACAGTGACAGGATGGCTTCTCAGTTCATTATTTGTTACAGTCTCTATACCTTTATTGATATTTAACAGTTTACTCTTATATCTTTTGGGAGTTGTGGCTGTCATATATCTATACCCCACACTTACAGGGGTTAGGAGGGATGAGTTTAAGACAATGTTAGACAATGTCAGAGGGGTCTTGACCTTTGGTCGGACAGGCAGATGA